AGTCGCTTCCCGGCTCCGAAGTGCTTCGTACGGGACGGCGAGCGGTCGCCGATCACCATCGCCGCGTGACCGGCGAGGATGGGCTGCACCAGGCGCGCCACGTCCGCGCCCCGGTACTGGTTGTCGGCGTCGGTGTTGACGATCACGTCGGCGCCGAGCTTGAGCGCCGCATCAAGCCCGGCCTCGAAGGCGCGCGCGAGCCCGAGGTGCACCGGCAGGCGAAGCAGGTAGGTCGCGCCGGCGCGTCGCGCCACGTCGCCGGTGGCGTCGGTCGAGCCGTCGTCGATGACCAGCGTTTCCACGTGGTCGAAGCCGGGCACGTCGCGCGGCAGCTCCGCCAGCGTCGCGCCGAGTGACGTCTCCTCGTTGAAGCTCGGTATCTGGATGATGAGCTTCATACGCGCGAGGAGCGTCTCACGCTCGCGGCGAGAGAGTCAACCCTCTGCTGGCGCGACCAGCACGTCGAACCGCATGACCGGCCCGGCCGGCGAGAGGTTGCGCAGGACGACGCGGGCCGGACCCCCGTCGTGGGGCGCCATGCCGGGCGTGTGCGGACCGCACACGGGGGAACGTCCGACGAGTACGCCGGCCGCGAGCATCACGCCGGCGGCAGCGAGCAGACCCGTCGCCGGCACCAGCGGGCGCGGGCGCGCGACGCGGAAGACGGCGGCCGCGACCAGAGCCGCCCCCAGGAGGCGGAGCGCGGCACCCGCCCGCCGGCGCCACGGCGGCGGGCCGGACCACGGATCGGTCGCGTCGCCACGGTTGCCGCCCGCGGCGTGCCCGCGGTCGAGGTCGCCGCGCCCGTCGGCCTCGACCAGGTGGAGGAGCTTCCGCGCCACGTCCGTCTCCGCGCTCCGGAAGGCGAGCCTGCTCTCGTCGACGTGCCACACGAGCAGGCCCTCGCCCGGGAGCGCGCGATCGGCGCCCACACGGGCGCGGTTCTCGAGCAGGTAGTACTCCTCGGGGTGAGCGGGCGCGGCCGGGATCTTCACCACGCGCGCCTCGCGCTCGATCTGGGGCAGCGCCACGCCGCGCGTCGAGCGCGTGATCGTCTCGACCTCCACCCAGCCGAGGCGGAGCTTCGACCACGCGCACAGGTGCGGCGGCCGCTCGCCGCGCCGGAGCCAGGTGCCCTGCCCCATCAGGCCCCAGACGCCGATTCCCTCCTGCGCGTGCCCACCGGGAGCGTACAGCTCGGGGAGGCCGAGCAGGTGGCCGAACTCGTGGCAGAGGACACCGAAGGAGCTGAACGGGTGGACCTCCTTCTCGGCGATCACACACGCCTCGTCGAAGGCCGCCCGGCCCGCGCGCGCGGGCGGCGACAGCCCCGTGTAGTTGGACCAGGGATCGTCCGAGTTGTCCCCGGCCGGATGGGACTCGCGCCCCGCTCCTGCGAAGAACACGACCAGGGCGTCGGCGTCCGGCGGGGCGGCGAGGGCCGCGAGCGCGTCGCGTGCGAGCGCATCGGGCCGCCCGACGTAGCCCCGGCGGGGCCCGGGGACCGTGACCGTGGTCTCGACCAGCGTGGGCTCGATGCGGAGCCGCCCGCCCGAGACCTCGGTCCAGTAGGCGACGAAGCGCGAGAGCTGACGGGTGAAGTGCGCGCGCGGTTTGGCGAGCGGCCGATCGGGAAAGCCGGCGAGCACGACCAGGAGGCGGAGCTCGCGCGGCGGGCGAGATCGGTCGGCGACCGCCGCGCGGGCAGCAGCCGCGAGCGCGAGCGCCGCCAGCGTCCCGGCGAGGAGTCTGTTGGCGTGACCATGGCGAGCGCCGCAGCCGCCGTGGTTACCGCGACGGCCTCTTGGCGCGGCGCGGCGCCCGTAATTGACAGCTTCCGGGTCGTCTGTGAGAATCCGCCGCCGCTCAGCGAAACCCGACCACGGAGGTCCCTGCATGACGCGCCTCTCCCCCGCCCGAGCCGCCCTAGCCCTGGCGCTCCCGCTCGCCCTCGCGGGCTGTGGCGGAGGCGGGAGAAGCGAGGCGCCGAGCGCCACCACGACGGTCGCGCCGAGCAAGGCGGCCCCCACCACGACGGCCGCCGCGGCGGGCAAGGCCGAGGAGGAGGCCGCGCCGCTCCTCGCCTGGGCCGACGGCACGCCCGAGGACGGGCAGGCGCCGCTCACCGTCGAGTTCAAGGCCGACGTCGAGGGCGGAACACCGCCGCTCAAGTACTCCTGGAAGTTCGGGGACGAGACGCCCGAGTCGAACGAGGCGAACCCGAAGCATACGTACACGAAGGCGGGGAAGTACCGCGCCGATCTGTCCGTCACCGACAGCGCCGGCGATTCGGACACGGACTACATAGAGATCGAGGCCCGCTAGACGCCCGCCGCGGCGGGGGGCGGCGGGGGCGCCGCCGCCGGACGGGCCTGCGTCGTATCGCTCTTCGCTCACGACTGTAGCGTGCCGATCATGTCGCTGATCGCCCGGACGCCGTGGGCGCGACACCAGCGCGCCATCTCTCCGGCGATGCGCAGGGGGGCGCGGGGGTCGTAGAACGTCGCGGTCCCGACCTGGACGGCGCTCGCACCGCAGCAGAGGAACTCGAGGGCGTCCTCGCCGGTCATGATGCCGCCGATGCCGACCACCGGGACGCGGACGGCCCCCACCAGCTCCTGCACCATGCGCAGCGCGACGGGCTTGATGGCGGGGCCCGAGAGACCGCCGCTGCCGGTCGCCAGCCGCGGGCGCCGTGTCTCCACGTCGATCGCGGTCGCGCGCAGCGTGTTGATGGCGGTGAGCGCGTCCGCGCCCTCGGCCTCGGCGGCGAGTCCGACCTGCGTGATGTCGCCCACGTTGGGCGAGAGCTTGACCCAGAGCGGCGCGCGCACGCGCGCCCGCACGGGGCGCACGATCGCCGCCAGAGCCCGCGGGTCGGTGGCGAGGATGCCGCCCCACTCGGGACGGTTCGGGCTCGAAGCGTTCAGCTCGAGGGCCACCACGCCCGGCGCGCCGTCGAGCCGCGCGGCGCACTCGGCGAACTCCTCGGGGCTGTCGCCCCAGAAGTTGGCAATGACTCGTGCCCCAGCCGAACGCAGCGCCGGGAGGCGATCGGCGAGGAAGGCCTGCACGCCGATGTTCTGGAGGCCGATCGAGTTGAGCATGCCGCCCGGTGTCTCGAGCAGGCGGGGCGCCGGTTTCCCGGCCGAGGGCCGGAGCGAGAGCCCCTTCACCGCGAGCGCGCCGAGCGCGCCCAGGTCGACCAGCGCGGCGAACTCGGTCCCGTAGCCGAAGGTGCCGGCAGCGGCGATGACGGGGTTCGGCAGCCGGACCGCGCCGACCGCGACGCTCGCATCGACGCCGCCCGCACTCACCGCCCGCCCAGCCTGAGCTCCATCACGATCGCGTCCTGGCCGGGGCCGTAGTAGCCGCGGCGGACGCCCAGGTCCTTGAAGCCGAGGTGGCGGTAGAGCCGCCGCGCGATCACGTTCCCGGCCCGCACCTCGAGGTAGACGACGCGCGCGCGCGCCACCTCGGCCTCGGCGACCACCGCCGCCACCAGCGCGCGCCCGTGCCCCAGACCGCGCCGCTCGGGATGGACCGCGACGTTCAGCAGGTGGACCTCGTCGGTCACCCGCCAGCGGCAGGTGTAGCCGATGACCTGCGGCCGGGGGACGGCTTCCTCCACCGTCACCACCAGGCGCGCGAACGGGGTCGCCAGCTCCTTCTCGAAGAAGGCGCGCGACCAGGGCTGCGCGAACGAGCGGCGCTCGATCTCGAGCACGGCGGGCAGGTCCTCGTGCCGCATGTCGCGCAGGACGGCGCGCGGCAGCTCGGGGGCGATGGCCACGCTCACCACCTCATGAGCACGGCGCCCCACGTGAAGCCGGCGCCGAAAGCCGCCAGGCAGACCAGCGCGCCCGGCTTGACGCGCCCCTCCTCCACGGCCTCGTGGAGCGCGATCGGGATCGAGGCGGCGGTCGTGTTGCCGTAGCGCTGGATGTTGTTGAAGACCTTCTCCTCGGGCAGCTCGAGCCCCATCGCCACCAGCTGGCTGATGCGCAGGTTCGCCTGATGCGGGATCAGGAGGTCCAGGTCGGCGGTGGTGTAGCCGTTGTGCGCGAGCGCCTCCCGTATGACCTCGGGAAAGCGCGTGACGGCGTGCTTGAAGACGTAGCGCCCCTCCATGCGCGGCCAGAGGCGGCTGCCGGGCTGGTCGAGCATGTCCTCGGTGATCCGCGGCCGCACGCGGCTCGACGGGACCTCGACGATGAG
Above is a genomic segment from Deltaproteobacteria bacterium containing:
- a CDS encoding M6 family metalloprotease domain-containing protein; the protein is MQGPPWSGFAERRRILTDDPEAVNYGRRAAPRGRRGNHGGCGARHGHANRLLAGTLAALALAAAARAAVADRSRPPRELRLLVVLAGFPDRPLAKPRAHFTRQLSRFVAYWTEVSGGRLRIEPTLVETTVTVPGPRRGYVGRPDALARDALAALAAPPDADALVVFFAGAGRESHPAGDNSDDPWSNYTGLSPPARAGRAAFDEACVIAEKEVHPFSSFGVLCHEFGHLLGLPELYAPGGHAQEGIGVWGLMGQGTWLRRGERPPHLCAWSKLRLGWVEVETITRSTRGVALPQIEREARVVKIPAAPAHPEEYYLLENRARVGADRALPGEGLLVWHVDESRLAFRSAETDVARKLLHLVEADGRGDLDRGHAAGGNRGDATDPWSGPPPWRRRAGAALRLLGAALVAAAVFRVARPRPLVPATGLLAAAGVMLAAGVLVGRSPVCGPHTPGMAPHDGGPARVVLRNLSPAGPVMRFDVLVAPAEG
- a CDS encoding PKD domain-containing protein; this encodes MTRLSPARAALALALPLALAGCGGGGRSEAPSATTTVAPSKAAPTTTAAAAGKAEEEAAPLLAWADGTPEDGQAPLTVEFKADVEGGTPPLKYSWKFGDETPESNEANPKHTYTKAGKYRADLSVTDSAGDSDTDYIEIEAR
- a CDS encoding dihydroorotate dehydrogenase, with the translated sequence MSAGGVDASVAVGAVRLPNPVIAAAGTFGYGTEFAALVDLGALGALAVKGLSLRPSAGKPAPRLLETPGGMLNSIGLQNIGVQAFLADRLPALRSAGARVIANFWGDSPEEFAECAARLDGAPGVVALELNASSPNRPEWGGILATDPRALAAIVRPVRARVRAPLWVKLSPNVGDITQVGLAAEAEGADALTAINTLRATAIDVETRRPRLATGSGGLSGPAIKPVALRMVQELVGAVRVPVVGIGGIMTGEDALEFLCCGASAVQVGTATFYDPRAPLRIAGEMARWCRAHGVRAISDMIGTLQS
- the rimI gene encoding ribosomal-protein-alanine N-acetyltransferase — its product is MSVAIAPELPRAVLRDMRHEDLPAVLEIERRSFAQPWSRAFFEKELATPFARLVVTVEEAVPRPQVIGYTCRWRVTDEVHLLNVAVHPERRGLGHGRALVAAVVAEAEVARARVVYLEVRAGNVIARRLYRHLGFKDLGVRRGYYGPGQDAIVMELRLGGR